One window of the Solanum stenotomum isolate F172 chromosome 11, ASM1918654v1, whole genome shotgun sequence genome contains the following:
- the LOC125844818 gene encoding GTPase-activating protein GYP1: protein MRSDREEDRNATVDSRFNQTLRNVQGLLKGRSFPGKVLITRRSDPLDNSTIRSPDNHGSLRDSETGPSQQADGSFEDELQSRSNLNASSSASQTKSSTSNSEHTSNEVQKPSIGSRATDSARLMKFTKELSATTVILEKLRELSWNGIPSYLRPNIWRLLLGYAPPNSDRREGVLRRKRLDYLDCVAQYYDIQDIERTDEEINMLRQIAVDCPRTVPDVSFFQQAQVQKSLERILYIWAIRHPASGYVQGINDLATPFLVVFLSEHVEGSIDNWMMSDLPSEKISGIEADCYWCLSKLLDGMQDHYTFAQPGIQRLVFKLKELVRRIDEPVSTHMEEQGLEFLQFAFRWFNCLLIREIPFHLVNRLWDTYLAEGDALPDFLVYIAASFLLTWSDNLLKLDFQEMVMFLQHLPTHNWSHSELEMVLSRAYMWHAMFNSSPSHLAS, encoded by the exons ATGAGGAGCGACAGAGAGGAAGATCGAAATGCTACTGTTGATTCAAGATTTAATCAAACTCTCAGAAATGTTCAAGG GTTGTTAAAGGGACGCAGTTTCCCTGGCAAAGTACTGATTACACGGAGGTCAGACCCACTGGATAACTCAACTATAAGATCTCCAGATAATCATGGAAGTCTAAGAGATAGTGAGACGGGACCAAGCCAACAGGCAGATGGATCTTTTGAG GATGAACTGCAAAGTAGAAGCAATCTGAATGCTAGCTCATCTGCTAGCCAGACGAAATCATCAACGTCAAATTCAGAACACACATCCAACGAAGTACAGAAGCCATCAATTGGCTCTAGAGCTACTGATTCGGCTAGGCTAATGAAGTTCACAAAAGAATTGTCTGCGACAACTGTCATTCTAG AAAAATTGCGTGAATTATCTTGGAATGGTATCCCATCATATCTGCGTCCCAACATATGGCGGCTTCTTTTG GGATATGCACCCCCTAATTCAGATAGAAGGGAGGGAGTTCTGAGAAGAAAGCGTCTAGATTATCTTGATTGTGTTGCTCAGTACTATGACATTCAAGATATTGAGCGAACAGATGAAGAGATCAACATGCTTCGGCAG ATTGCCGTTGATTGCCCAAGAACGGTGCCTGATGTTTCTTTTTTCCAACAAGCACAAGTTCAGAAATCCCTGGAGCGCATACTTTACATATG GGCTATCCGGCACCCTGCAAGTGGATATGTGCAGGGAATAAATGATCTTGCAACACCGTTCTTAGTTGTTTTCTTGTCAGAACACGTAGAAGGGAGCATTGACAATTGGATGATGTCTGATCTACCTTCTGAGAAAATATCTGGTATAGAAGCTGATTGTTATTGGTGTCTATCGAAATTGCTTGATGGGATGCAAGACCATTACACATTTGCTCAACCGGGAATCCAGAGGCTCGTGTTTAAGCTAAAGGAGTTGGTTAGACGGATAGATG AACCTGTGTCAACACACATGGAAGAGCAAGGGCTTGAATTTCTCCAGTTTGCTTTTCGCTGGTTCAATTGTCTCTTGATACGCGAG ATCCCTTTCCATCTCGTTAACCGATTATGGGATACATATCTTGCTGAAGGTGATGCACTGCCAGATTTTCTTGTGTATATAGCTGCAAGCTTTCTGCTCACA TGGTCAGATAATCTGCTGAAGCTTGACTTCCAAGAGATGGTTATGTTCCTTCAGCACCTTCCCACTCATAACTGGAGTCATTCAGAGCTCGAAATGGTACTTTCGAGAGCATACATGTGGCATGCCATGTTCAACAGCTCGCCCAGCCACTTGGCTAGCTAA